In a genomic window of Virgibacillus sp. SK37:
- a CDS encoding TIGR00266 family protein, which produces MNNHEIDYQLHGDDMQFVEVELDHEETVIAEAGSLMMMDDQIRMETIFGDGSSSNQGGLMGKLIGAGKRVLTGESLFMTAFTNEGVGKRHVSFASPYPGKIIPMDLSEISGKLICQKDAFLAAAKGVSVGIEFQRKLGTGFFGGEGFIMQKLEGDGMAFVHAGGTIHRKKLGVGESIRVDTGCLVAMTGDIDYNIEYVGGIKTALFGGEGLFFATLRGPGTVWVQSLPFSRLASRIFAAAPERGGSKGEGSIAGGLFDILGGDRK; this is translated from the coding sequence ATGAATAACCATGAAATTGACTATCAATTACACGGTGATGATATGCAGTTTGTAGAGGTGGAGCTTGATCATGAGGAGACTGTTATTGCTGAAGCTGGCAGTTTAATGATGATGGATGATCAGATCAGAATGGAAACCATTTTCGGTGATGGCTCATCGTCTAATCAAGGCGGACTAATGGGTAAACTGATTGGTGCAGGAAAACGCGTACTTACAGGCGAAAGTTTGTTTATGACTGCATTCACGAATGAAGGAGTCGGGAAAAGACATGTATCCTTCGCATCTCCTTATCCCGGAAAAATTATTCCAATGGACTTGAGTGAAATAAGTGGAAAGTTAATTTGCCAAAAGGATGCCTTTTTAGCAGCAGCCAAAGGGGTTTCTGTAGGTATAGAATTCCAACGAAAACTGGGCACGGGTTTTTTCGGTGGAGAAGGATTTATTATGCAGAAGCTGGAAGGAGACGGAATGGCTTTCGTACATGCCGGTGGAACAATACACAGAAAAAAACTCGGGGTTGGCGAATCCATTCGAGTAGATACAGGGTGCCTTGTCGCTATGACAGGGGATATCGATTACAACATCGAATATGTTGGCGGGATAAAAACAGCTCTGTTTGGCGGCGAAGGCTTGTTCTTCGCTACTCTAAGAGGCCCTGGAACAGTATGGGTTCAATCATTACCGTTCAGCAGGCTTGCAAGCAGAATTTTTGCTGCAGCTCCAGAGCGTGGAGGCTCAAAGGGAGAAGGTAGTATTGCTGGCGGATTATTTGATATTCTTGGGGGCGACCGTAAATAA
- a CDS encoding ABC transporter ATP-binding protein has translation MIEVRNIKKKFGRKKVLNGVSFTANKGEITCLIGINGAGKTTILNAIMALTPISGGEILINGEKLHKETYERVAFIPDAITMLPQMTIAEAMQFMKDFYKKWNQKRADELLSFFRLKPEERISSLSKGNTAKMNLLLGLALDVEFLLMDEPFSGIDIFSREQIAEVFTSHLIEGRGVIITTHEINDIEHLIDKVVLLDDGIVIKDFQTEELRAQEGKSVVDVMREVYRQ, from the coding sequence ATGATAGAAGTTAGGAATATAAAAAAGAAGTTTGGACGCAAGAAAGTGCTTAACGGAGTGTCATTTACGGCTAATAAAGGAGAAATCACCTGTCTTATTGGTATAAATGGAGCTGGTAAAACGACGATCCTAAATGCGATTATGGCACTCACGCCGATTTCGGGTGGAGAAATATTGATCAACGGGGAAAAGCTTCATAAAGAGACATATGAAAGAGTGGCTTTTATTCCTGATGCCATTACAATGCTGCCACAAATGACGATCGCAGAGGCAATGCAATTTATGAAGGATTTTTATAAAAAATGGAACCAAAAACGTGCAGATGAACTGCTTTCATTTTTTCGACTAAAACCAGAGGAAAGAATATCCAGTTTATCTAAAGGAAATACGGCAAAGATGAATTTATTGCTTGGATTAGCTTTGGATGTGGAATTTCTTCTCATGGATGAACCTTTCTCGGGAATTGATATTTTCAGCAGAGAACAGATTGCCGAGGTGTTTACAAGCCATTTAATTGAAGGCCGTGGAGTCATAATTACAACACACGAGATAAATGACATAGAACATCTGATTGATAAAGTCGTTCTCTTAGATGATGGTATAGTGATTAAAGATTTCCAAACAGAGGAGTTGCGGGCACAGGAAGGTAAATCGGTTGTGGATGTAATGAGAGAGGTGTACAGACAATGA
- the lipA gene encoding lipoyl synthase, whose amino-acid sequence MAKQQEYIRKPEWLKTKINTNKSYTGLKKLMRDKKLNTVCEEARCPNIHECWSERKTATFMILGDTCTRGCRFCAVKTGLPNELDWGEPERVAESVEIMGLKHVVVTAVARDDLNDGGAAVFAETVRAIRRLNPGCTVEILPSDMKGDYESLTTLMNSKPDIFNHNIETVRRLTKRVRARAMYDRSLQLLQRVKLVAPTTPTKSSIMVGLGETKEEIIQAMDDLLAHGVDIMTIGQYLQPTKKHLLVERYYHPDEFQELKEIAIEKGFRHCESGPMVRSSYHADEQVSQASAQRRINYMQGYEKQEDKEVDFKF is encoded by the coding sequence ATGGCAAAACAACAGGAATACATACGTAAACCCGAATGGCTAAAAACGAAAATCAACACAAATAAAAGCTACACGGGACTAAAAAAGCTAATGAGAGATAAAAAATTAAATACCGTTTGCGAAGAAGCCAGATGCCCAAACATCCACGAATGCTGGAGTGAAAGAAAGACCGCAACATTTATGATCCTGGGCGATACTTGCACACGTGGTTGCCGATTCTGTGCAGTTAAAACCGGACTTCCTAATGAATTGGACTGGGGAGAGCCTGAAAGAGTGGCAGAATCTGTTGAAATTATGGGGTTAAAACACGTGGTAGTGACAGCAGTTGCCCGAGATGATTTGAACGACGGTGGGGCTGCTGTTTTCGCTGAAACAGTACGAGCCATCCGCAGATTGAATCCTGGTTGTACGGTAGAAATCTTGCCATCTGATATGAAAGGTGACTATGAAAGTCTAACAACATTAATGAACAGTAAACCGGATATTTTCAATCACAATATTGAGACAGTACGCAGATTAACAAAGCGCGTTCGTGCCCGTGCCATGTACGATCGTTCTCTACAGCTCCTGCAGAGAGTGAAGTTAGTCGCACCTACAACACCTACAAAGTCCAGTATTATGGTTGGACTTGGTGAAACAAAGGAAGAAATTATACAAGCAATGGATGACTTATTAGCACACGGTGTGGATATTATGACAATTGGTCAATACCTGCAACCAACGAAGAAGCATTTACTTGTGGAAAGATATTATCATCCAGATGAATTTCAGGAATTAAAGGAAATCGCCATTGAAAAAGGATTCAGACATTGTGAATCTGGGCCAATGGTCCGTTCATCCTATCATGCGGATGAACAAGTAAGCCAAGCCTCTGCACAACGGAGAATTAACTATATGCAGGGATATGAAAAGCAAGAAGATAAAGAAGTGGATTTTAAGTTTTAG
- a CDS encoding BCCT family transporter — MKNVSRVFWYSILICAAIVVYGSVAPNQLETFTSEITTSISVNFGWYYLLIVMLMLVFCVYLIFSRYGNIRLGKEGEKPEFSLPSWFAMLFSAGMGIGLVFWTTAEPISHAFTSTPGAEPGSDAAIKEGLKYSFFHWGLHAWAVYGLVALVLAYFKFHRDSPGLISATLVPLFGKKSMQGTAGKVIDTLAVVATVIGVAATLGFGSAQISGGFAFLFGTPETFPVQLLIIVIATILFIISAWSGIGRGIRYLSNTNMVIAIILLIMLFIAGPTLYILNMFTTTLGSYVSDFFDMSLRLAPLNNENRGWINSWTIFYWAWWISWAPFVGVFIARISRGRTVKEFLIGVLLVPSIICFIFFSVFGVSALNLEQNGIAKISELTLETSTFGVLAEYPLGFIMSLITIVVVAIFFVTSADSATFVLGMLSTDGLLNPANSVKIMWGLAQSAVAAIIVYFGGTQGLQNMLIIAALPFSIVMLLMGASFFKAVREEAGPRRK; from the coding sequence TTTACGAGTGAAATCACAACAAGTATTTCAGTGAATTTTGGATGGTATTATTTACTTATTGTAATGCTCATGCTTGTTTTTTGTGTTTACTTAATTTTTTCTCGATATGGAAATATTCGACTTGGAAAAGAAGGGGAGAAGCCTGAATTTAGTTTACCGTCTTGGTTTGCTATGTTATTTAGTGCAGGAATGGGTATTGGGTTGGTCTTTTGGACAACGGCAGAGCCGATTTCCCATGCATTTACGAGCACGCCGGGAGCAGAACCGGGTTCGGATGCCGCAATAAAGGAAGGATTAAAGTACTCCTTTTTTCATTGGGGTTTGCATGCATGGGCAGTATATGGTTTGGTTGCATTAGTGCTTGCCTATTTTAAATTCCATCGTGATTCTCCTGGTTTAATTAGCGCCACGTTAGTCCCTTTATTTGGGAAAAAGAGTATGCAGGGTACTGCAGGGAAGGTTATTGATACACTTGCTGTAGTGGCAACTGTTATTGGAGTAGCAGCTACACTTGGATTCGGTTCTGCCCAGATCTCTGGTGGTTTTGCTTTCTTGTTTGGTACTCCTGAAACATTCCCCGTACAATTATTAATTATTGTAATTGCTACCATTTTGTTTATTATTTCCGCATGGTCTGGTATTGGAAGAGGTATCAGGTATTTAAGTAACACCAATATGGTAATTGCGATTATTTTATTGATTATGCTATTTATCGCTGGACCTACGCTTTATATCTTAAATATGTTTACAACAACGCTTGGAAGCTATGTGTCAGACTTTTTTGATATGAGTTTACGTCTGGCTCCACTGAATAATGAAAATAGAGGCTGGATTAATAGCTGGACAATATTTTATTGGGCATGGTGGATATCCTGGGCACCGTTTGTTGGGGTATTCATTGCAAGAATATCTAGAGGAAGAACCGTTAAGGAATTTCTAATTGGGGTACTGCTGGTGCCAAGTATCATTTGCTTTATTTTCTTCTCGGTCTTCGGTGTATCTGCACTGAATCTTGAACAAAATGGAATAGCAAAAATCTCCGAATTAACGTTGGAGACATCTACGTTTGGTGTGCTGGCTGAATATCCATTAGGTTTTATTATGTCATTAATTACCATTGTTGTAGTAGCGATTTTCTTCGTTACCTCAGCTGATTCAGCGACCTTTGTATTAGGTATGCTAAGTACAGATGGTCTGCTTAATCCAGCCAATTCAGTTAAAATTATGTGGGGACTTGCACAGTCTGCTGTAGCAGCTATTATTGTTTATTTTGGAGGAACACAAGGACTACAAAACATGCTCATTATTGCAGCCTTGCCATTCTCCATCGTCATGCTGCTCATGGGGGCCTCTTTCTTTAAAGCGGTTAGGGAGGAAGCAGGTCCTCGCAGAAAATAA
- a CDS encoding spore coat protein produces the protein MQQQQNTQNFMDSTQMPPQQSHGGHEMFDAHEAISGLVGGMEQCLLYEQHIQDPELKTMMQQHKTFLTQLYNTIVETLKTGQEPAVKTQTYEMAQSNNVVYGMQPSQPKTPAQSVTEINDQCISGFMMGSLKQNASAFTMTALEVTNPVLRRVFADSVPNMIEMAYEVFLYQNKNQYYQTPQLQPQDMQNYMNSFAPVQGTMPH, from the coding sequence ATGCAACAGCAGCAAAATACCCAAAACTTCATGGATTCAACACAAATGCCTCCACAACAAAGCCATGGCGGTCATGAAATGTTTGATGCCCATGAGGCCATTTCCGGACTAGTTGGTGGAATGGAGCAATGTTTATTATATGAGCAGCACATTCAGGATCCAGAATTAAAGACGATGATGCAACAGCACAAAACCTTTTTAACTCAATTGTACAATACCATTGTTGAAACATTAAAAACTGGCCAAGAGCCTGCAGTTAAAACGCAGACATATGAAATGGCCCAGAGTAATAATGTGGTTTATGGAATGCAGCCATCCCAACCGAAAACGCCAGCCCAATCCGTAACTGAAATTAATGACCAATGTATTTCTGGCTTTATGATGGGATCTTTGAAACAAAATGCATCTGCTTTTACAATGACTGCTTTAGAAGTAACCAATCCGGTATTAAGAAGGGTTTTTGCAGATAGTGTTCCGAATATGATTGAAATGGCTTACGAAGTATTTTTATACCAAAATAAAAATCAGTATTATCAAACCCCACAATTACAACCACAGGATATGCAAAATTATATGAATAGTTTCGCTCCTGTGCAAGGAACAATGCCACATTAA
- a CDS encoding MBL fold metallo-hydrolase, whose amino-acid sequence MHKKDPIRLSQRIHLIDGFDLDVPDRTGTYVIKEEELTLIETGPSPSVKYVKKGLEQLGFALDQVKYIIVTHIHLDHAGGTGLLIKECPHAKVVVHPKGKRHLINPRKLAAGARAIYGESFSELFDPIVPISEERLLVKGEGDTLQIGPTCTLEFLDTPGHAKHHFSIYDPISNGMFTGDTVGIRYQQLINEGVGLFLPSTSPNQFSPHDMKSSIERMQKRNLSRIYFGHFGMTESPDKALRQVAEWLEIFMEEAEQVVDEEKGYDELSRRMLARVREYLRGEGVDDNHEVYILLNLDMQVSALGIIDYYKKLKQ is encoded by the coding sequence ATGCATAAGAAAGATCCGATAAGACTTAGTCAACGGATACATCTCATAGATGGATTTGATCTTGATGTACCAGACCGAACAGGCACATATGTAATTAAAGAGGAAGAATTAACATTGATTGAAACAGGGCCAAGCCCATCTGTAAAATATGTGAAAAAAGGGTTGGAACAGCTGGGCTTTGCCTTAGATCAAGTAAAATATATTATTGTGACACATATACATCTTGACCATGCAGGAGGGACAGGTTTGCTGATAAAGGAATGTCCTCATGCGAAGGTGGTTGTTCATCCAAAAGGAAAAAGACATTTGATAAATCCGAGAAAACTAGCCGCAGGAGCAAGAGCAATATATGGAGAAAGCTTTTCAGAGTTATTTGACCCTATTGTACCCATTTCCGAAGAGAGACTGCTCGTAAAAGGGGAGGGTGATACGTTACAAATCGGCCCCACCTGTACCTTGGAATTTCTTGATACACCCGGGCATGCAAAACATCATTTTAGTATTTACGATCCAATAAGTAATGGGATGTTTACAGGTGATACGGTTGGAATACGTTATCAACAGTTAATTAATGAGGGAGTCGGACTTTTTCTTCCTTCTACTTCACCAAACCAATTTAGTCCTCATGATATGAAAAGTTCTATAGAACGAATGCAAAAAAGAAATCTCAGCCGAATTTACTTCGGGCATTTTGGTATGACTGAAAGCCCTGATAAAGCATTGCGGCAGGTAGCTGAATGGCTTGAAATTTTTATGGAAGAGGCAGAGCAAGTAGTTGATGAAGAAAAAGGATATGATGAACTTTCGCGAAGAATGCTTGCAAGGGTAAGGGAGTATCTTCGTGGAGAAGGCGTGGATGACAATCATGAGGTTTATATACTCCTTAATTTAGACATGCAGGTCAGTGCATTGGGTATCATTGATTACTATAAAAAATTAAAACAATAG
- a CDS encoding aconitate hydratase, whose product MALNITQKLIKDHLVSGEMIPGTEIGLKIDQTLTQDATGTLVMLGLEAMQLDRAKTEASAQYVDHNLIQVDNKNPDDHLFLHSAARRFGLYYSRPGNGVSHPVHMQRLAKPGKTLLGSDSHTCANGCMGMLAMGAGGIDVALAIAGEPFFVKMPKVWGIKLTGELPDWVSAKDMILELLRRHDVKGGVGRVIEYYGPGVKTLSAMDRHVIANMGAELGATGTVFPSDKEIKRFLKDQNREKDWVELVADKGATYDIEEEVNLSEIEPLIAKPSSPGNVVPVSEVAGTPIYQSYIGSSANPGFRDFAIAAEIVKGRQVADDVSFDINPTSKQMLTDLVNETHIASLLQAGGRLHQAGCNGCIGMGQAPATGRNSLRTTPRNFPGRSGTREDSVYLCSPETAAASALKGVITDPRSLGWDYPKAKEPKQPTIDEKLLDKPLPYEEAKDVVLQKGPNIASIPQMDEMPDEMEIPVLLKMGDNISTDEILAGGARVLPYRSNLPEISKFTFEIIDETYYQRGKDTVDQGGHAIVAGYNYGQGSSREHAALAPRYLGLRVALVKDFARIHWQNLINFGILPLTFVNKEDYQLLAEGDVLQASGLRDKVKAGKEITLTIKGKNQKIKAEHALSARQIEIMLKGGIINWAKDRAVK is encoded by the coding sequence ATGGCACTTAACATTACTCAAAAGTTAATAAAAGATCATCTTGTATCAGGGGAGATGATCCCAGGCACGGAGATTGGACTCAAGATAGATCAAACATTAACACAGGATGCCACTGGGACACTGGTAATGCTGGGATTAGAAGCAATGCAATTGGATAGGGCAAAGACAGAAGCTTCTGCTCAATATGTAGATCATAATTTGATCCAAGTAGATAACAAAAATCCGGATGATCATCTTTTTTTACATAGTGCTGCAAGAAGATTTGGTCTTTATTATAGTCGCCCTGGCAATGGTGTAAGTCACCCGGTCCATATGCAACGACTTGCAAAGCCTGGAAAGACATTACTTGGCTCAGATAGTCATACGTGTGCAAATGGTTGTATGGGAATGCTTGCAATGGGCGCTGGAGGAATTGATGTGGCATTAGCAATTGCTGGGGAGCCTTTTTTTGTGAAAATGCCCAAGGTGTGGGGTATTAAATTAACCGGAGAGCTACCAGATTGGGTGAGCGCTAAGGATATGATATTGGAATTACTACGTCGCCATGATGTAAAAGGTGGCGTGGGTAGAGTTATTGAGTATTATGGCCCTGGTGTCAAGACGCTAAGTGCAATGGATCGCCATGTTATTGCAAATATGGGAGCGGAGCTTGGGGCTACCGGTACGGTTTTTCCATCCGATAAAGAAATTAAGCGATTCTTAAAGGATCAAAATAGGGAGAAGGATTGGGTCGAATTAGTTGCAGATAAGGGGGCAACTTATGACATTGAGGAAGAGGTCAATTTGTCGGAAATTGAGCCACTTATTGCTAAGCCGTCAAGCCCGGGAAACGTTGTGCCTGTATCAGAAGTAGCTGGCACTCCTATATATCAGTCATACATTGGTTCTTCCGCAAACCCGGGCTTTCGTGACTTTGCAATTGCTGCAGAAATAGTTAAAGGGAGACAGGTAGCGGATGATGTTTCGTTCGATATCAATCCAACTTCAAAACAGATGTTGACAGATTTAGTTAACGAGACCCATATAGCCAGTCTGCTTCAGGCAGGCGGACGTCTGCACCAAGCGGGTTGCAACGGTTGTATCGGTATGGGGCAAGCTCCGGCTACAGGTAGAAATAGCCTGAGAACAACACCTAGAAATTTCCCGGGCCGATCTGGTACGAGGGAAGATAGTGTGTACCTATGCAGTCCGGAAACAGCAGCAGCGTCTGCTTTAAAAGGGGTAATAACAGATCCAAGGAGTCTCGGTTGGGATTATCCTAAGGCTAAAGAGCCAAAACAACCAACGATTGATGAAAAATTACTTGATAAACCCTTACCATATGAAGAAGCAAAGGATGTAGTTTTACAAAAAGGACCTAATATTGCTTCCATCCCACAAATGGATGAAATGCCTGATGAAATGGAAATCCCGGTTTTACTAAAGATGGGAGACAACATTTCTACGGATGAAATACTAGCAGGTGGCGCCCGCGTCTTACCTTATCGAAGTAACTTGCCTGAGATCAGCAAATTTACCTTTGAAATTATTGATGAAACATATTATCAGCGTGGAAAGGATACTGTCGACCAAGGGGGCCATGCGATAGTAGCAGGATATAATTATGGTCAAGGTTCCAGCAGGGAGCATGCAGCTCTAGCACCTAGATACCTTGGGTTAAGAGTGGCCTTAGTTAAAGACTTTGCGCGTATCCACTGGCAAAACTTAATTAACTTTGGTATTCTCCCACTGACATTTGTGAACAAAGAGGACTATCAGTTATTGGCTGAAGGGGATGTATTACAAGCTTCAGGGCTGAGGGATAAAGTAAAAGCCGGCAAAGAAATTACTTTAACTATTAAAGGGAAGAATCAGAAAATAAAAGCTGAGCATGCTCTTTCAGCAAGGCAGATAGAAATTATGCTAAAAGGTGGAATTATCAATTGGGCAAAGGATAGAGCAGTAAAATAA
- a CDS encoding GntR family transcriptional regulator encodes MKANFNNRDPVYIQVIRQFKEKIAAGMLEPGQEIPSRRELAGQLKINPNTAQRAYKEMEEQKLIFTERNNPSRITKDEAVLRDVREELIAEAVNSFVTAVRPINVPLDEVIGMIERKYKEED; translated from the coding sequence ATGAAGGCTAATTTTAATAATCGTGATCCTGTTTATATTCAAGTTATTCGTCAGTTCAAGGAAAAAATAGCTGCTGGAATGCTGGAGCCAGGTCAAGAAATCCCTTCAAGAAGGGAATTGGCCGGCCAATTAAAGATTAACCCAAATACGGCTCAACGAGCTTATAAGGAGATGGAGGAGCAGAAATTGATTTTTACGGAAAGAAATAACCCAAGCCGAATTACCAAGGATGAAGCTGTGTTAAGGGATGTTCGTGAAGAGTTAATTGCTGAAGCAGTAAATTCCTTTGTAACAGCGGTTCGCCCAATTAATGTACCACTTGATGAAGTGATTGGAATGATTGAAAGAAAGTACAAAGAAGAAGATTAG
- a CDS encoding thioredoxin family protein encodes MREFNHLKSLEETEQFITQHPYTFIYISSPTCSVCHGLKPQVQELMNNYPEIKIAHIDTQEVPEIAGRFSIFTVPVLLFIVEGKEYLREARIVHMDLLEEKLDRIYKNMVEPH; translated from the coding sequence ATGCGTGAATTCAATCATTTAAAAAGCCTAGAAGAAACCGAGCAATTTATTACTCAACACCCATATACTTTCATTTATATTTCAAGCCCGACTTGTAGCGTCTGTCATGGTTTAAAACCTCAAGTGCAGGAGCTAATGAACAACTATCCAGAGATAAAAATAGCACATATAGACACACAAGAAGTTCCGGAAATAGCAGGGAGATTTTCCATATTTACTGTTCCAGTACTTTTATTTATAGTAGAAGGAAAAGAATATTTACGTGAAGCAAGAATAGTTCACATGGATTTACTTGAAGAGAAGTTGGACAGGATATATAAAAACATGGTTGAGCCCCATTAA
- a CDS encoding SHOCT domain-containing protein: MTGSLFIEPYIRLLLGIVLLLIILFIVNQFKGNKQRKPDSLEIMKEKLAKGEITQEEYEEARKRRGK, translated from the coding sequence ATGACAGGAAGCCTTTTTATAGAGCCATATATCCGGCTTCTATTGGGAATTGTACTTCTCCTAATCATTCTTTTTATTGTGAATCAATTTAAGGGAAATAAACAAAGGAAGCCTGATTCGTTGGAAATAATGAAAGAAAAGTTAGCTAAAGGTGAAATAACGCAGGAGGAGTATGAAGAAGCACGTAAACGTCGAGGGAAATAA
- a CDS encoding YueI family protein, with protein MAPKDVDDYLTEGMYGARRPKEAERKQYLGTLRERIVLALTKGQVMSDKGLKKLEEAMMENKDAELLINGHVSHRFLKEEKALADKYNISYTTVTNEEEDTDIGAVLAYDYAVEKENIFIEEEVAEKRKDNDTAKPSFMKKIRRLFKVD; from the coding sequence ATGGCTCCAAAAGATGTGGATGATTATTTGACAGAAGGTATGTACGGTGCCAGAAGACCAAAAGAAGCAGAAAGGAAGCAATATCTTGGCACACTCCGAGAGAGAATTGTGCTCGCTCTTACAAAGGGACAGGTGATGTCTGATAAGGGACTAAAGAAACTGGAAGAAGCCATGATGGAGAATAAAGATGCGGAACTATTAATAAATGGGCATGTGTCACATCGCTTTTTAAAGGAAGAAAAAGCGCTTGCTGACAAATACAATATTTCATATACTACCGTCACGAACGAGGAGGAAGATACAGATATTGGAGCTGTTCTTGCCTATGATTATGCAGTAGAAAAGGAAAACATTTTTATTGAAGAAGAAGTGGCAGAAAAAAGAAAAGATAACGACACAGCTAAGCCGTCTTTCATGAAAAAAATACGCCGACTATTTAAAGTAGATTAG
- a CDS encoding lipoate--protein ligase family protein, with amino-acid sequence MSEEWNLLDSGCNDAAINMALDEALLNWNSKGKIPPTIRFYGWSTPSLSLGHFQKVDRSINLQAIKKHQCQLVRRLTGGSAVLHDNELTYSVVVAEDHPAIPKSVRDAYYVLSKGVLSGYQELGIQADYAIPDKTTNKDRTAVCFEKTAYYELVVNGKKISGNAQTRKQGVLLQHGSIPLEINDHMLFDLFLFPNEEIRERKRKQFSKKASTINELTKKQYTYNEVKTAFIAGFKKGLDIKLNPVVLSSQEWDEVYELAEKKYQDINKKMVRS; translated from the coding sequence ATGAGTGAAGAATGGAACCTTTTGGATTCAGGTTGCAATGATGCTGCTATTAATATGGCCTTGGATGAAGCCCTTCTAAACTGGAATAGTAAAGGTAAAATACCTCCCACCATACGCTTTTATGGTTGGTCAACACCAAGTCTTTCATTAGGTCACTTTCAAAAAGTAGACAGATCCATTAATTTACAAGCTATTAAAAAACACCAATGTCAATTAGTGCGAAGATTAACTGGTGGAAGCGCCGTCTTGCATGATAATGAGCTAACCTACAGTGTTGTAGTTGCGGAGGACCATCCTGCCATACCCAAATCCGTCCGTGATGCTTACTATGTATTATCAAAGGGTGTACTTTCCGGTTATCAAGAATTGGGAATACAAGCGGATTATGCTATTCCAGACAAAACGACCAATAAGGATAGAACAGCGGTATGCTTTGAAAAAACGGCATATTATGAATTAGTCGTGAATGGAAAGAAAATATCCGGCAATGCACAAACCAGAAAACAAGGCGTACTTTTGCAGCATGGTTCCATTCCTTTGGAAATCAACGACCATATGCTTTTTGACTTGTTTTTATTTCCAAACGAGGAGATCCGTGAACGGAAAAGAAAGCAATTTTCTAAAAAGGCTAGCACGATAAATGAATTAACGAAGAAGCAGTATACATATAATGAAGTAAAAACAGCGTTTATTGCTGGTTTTAAAAAAGGATTGGATATTAAGTTAAACCCTGTTGTTCTCTCCTCCCAAGAATGGGATGAAGTCTACGAATTGGCAGAAAAGAAGTATCAAGACATCAATAAAAAAATGGTTAGGAGCTGA
- a CDS encoding YfhD family protein — MGRDEHRKSKNSFLAQTPKNQLSDGIDVEFSEEFADQNDKEAQARSRAASKRAKKK; from the coding sequence ATGGGAAGAGATGAGCACAGAAAGTCAAAGAACAGTTTTCTTGCACAAACACCCAAAAATCAATTATCTGATGGAATTGATGTAGAGTTTTCGGAAGAATTTGCAGATCAAAATGATAAAGAAGCACAAGCAAGAAGCCGAGCTGCAAGTAAACGCGCTAAAAAGAAATAA
- a CDS encoding exodeoxyribonuclease III — protein MKIVSWNVNGIRACVRKGFLDYFHEIDADIFCLQETKLQEGQIKLDLPGYYQYWNYAERKGYSGTAVFTKQKPQQVTYGLSDKEKEIEGRIITLEYDNFYLVNVYTPNSKRDLARLEERLEWEDKLFKYLKQLDINKPVIYCGDLNVAHQEIDLRNHKTNHGNSGFTLEERGKMTRLLNEGGFIDTLRYFYQDTEGLYTWWSYMKTIRERNIGWRIDYLIVSERLAGLLVDSQIHAEVMGSDHCPIMLKINQPIQIS, from the coding sequence ATGAAAATTGTATCTTGGAATGTAAACGGAATTCGAGCATGTGTACGAAAGGGTTTTTTAGATTACTTTCATGAAATAGACGCAGACATTTTTTGTCTTCAGGAAACCAAATTACAAGAGGGACAAATTAAATTAGATTTGCCGGGGTATTACCAATACTGGAACTATGCAGAAAGAAAAGGTTACTCTGGGACTGCTGTATTTACTAAACAGAAGCCACAACAGGTCACCTATGGTCTGAGCGATAAAGAAAAGGAAATTGAAGGTCGGATTATTACGTTGGAATATGACAATTTTTACTTAGTTAATGTATACACACCAAACTCTAAACGTGATCTAGCAAGATTAGAGGAACGACTGGAGTGGGAGGATAAATTGTTTAAGTACCTAAAACAGCTTGATATCAATAAACCCGTGATCTACTGTGGGGACTTAAATGTCGCTCATCAGGAAATTGATTTAAGAAATCATAAAACAAATCACGGGAACTCGGGTTTCACTTTAGAAGAAAGAGGTAAAATGACACGTTTATTAAATGAAGGTGGTTTCATTGATACATTGCGCTACTTTTATCAGGATACAGAGGGACTCTATACATGGTGGTCTTATATGAAAACAATCCGCGAGAGAAATATTGGCTGGCGCATTGATTATCTGATTGTTTCCGAAAGATTGGCAGGGCTACTGGTCGATTCCCAAATACATGCCGAAGTAATGGGCAGTGATCATTGCCCGATTATGCTAAAAATAAACCAACCAATCCAAATCTCTTAA